The proteins below are encoded in one region of Meriones unguiculatus strain TT.TT164.6M chromosome 18, Bangor_MerUng_6.1, whole genome shotgun sequence:
- the LOC132649079 gene encoding LOW QUALITY PROTEIN: uncharacterized protein LOC132649079 (The sequence of the model RefSeq protein was modified relative to this genomic sequence to represent the inferred CDS: inserted 2 bases in 2 codons; substituted 3 bases at 3 genomic stop codons) — translation MWGAWVQGATGGKRYRWTTERKVQLATGKVTHSFLHVPDCPYPLLGRDLLMKLRAQIHFEGTKAHITGPQGQPLHVLTIHLEDEYRLHEPEKPESQDVTSWLEKFPLAWAETGGMGLAIHQPPLVIALKASATPVFIKQYPMSHEAYQGIRPHIQRLLDQGILVPCQSPWNTPLLPVKKPGTGDYHPVQDLREVNKGMEDIHSTVPNPYNLLTGLPPRYVWYTVLDLKDAFFCLRLHPKSQSIFAFEWKDPELGLSGQLTWIRLPQGFKNSPTLFDEALHQDLADFRVHHPTLILLQYVDDLLLAAETEKECKEGTEALLRTLEILGYRASAKKAQICQRQVTYLGYQIKNGQRWLTEAWKQTILGIPEPKNPRQLREFLGTAGFCRLWIPGFAEMAAPLYPLTKQGTLFTXGDEQQRAYAXIKEALLTSPALGLPDLNKPFEFFVDERQGYARGVLTQKLGPWRCPVAYLSKKLDPVASGWPPCLRMVAAIALLLKDSGKLTMGQPVTILAPHVVEALVKQPPGRWLSNARMTHYQALLLDTDRVQFGPVVALNPATLLPLPEGPEVHDCLQILTEVHGTRPDLTDQPLSEADFTWFTDGSSFLDNGERRAGAAVTTETEAIWAKALPPGTQQAELITLTQALRMAEGKKLNVYTDSRYAFATAHIHGEIYRRRGLLTSKGKEIKNKTEILALLEALFLPLRLSIIHCPGHQKEASLEARGNRLADMTAREVAMQGNSEAPRMGATYNPTTRLWTFNERPVWPLQQTRDLIKYLHQLTHLSSKKMKTFLDREENAHYLLGKDKILQQVAEECTACARVNASRNKIGSGVRVRGHRPGTHWEIDFTEVKPGLYGYRYLLVFIDTFXGWAKAYPTKHETARVVTKKLLEEIFPRYGMPRVLGSDNGPAFVSQVSQSVATLLGIDWKLHCAYRPQSSGQVERMNRTIKETLTKLTLATGAKDWVSLLPLALYRARNTPGPHGLTPFEILYGAPPPAAHFFDSGIASFADTPSLQAQLQALQLVQREVWKPLAAAYREQLSQPAVPHQFQIGDVVWVRRHQTRNLEPRWKGPYTVLLMTPTALKVDGIAAWVHASHVKAATPEQPPDASDSGTQWKLHRTQNPLKIRLTRGGGTLIVLLLTLSITTTQASSPHQIFNYTWIIENQAGDIVNTSSQVGAQPHWPSLEVDLCALALGASPDWGTPEVVYTPGSSAPQLEGRRPIVPGCRNGIERADLHGQAGIYVCPGSHRNKNLNYKCGWANDYFCASWSCETTGDTYWAPSSNWDYITVKRKDLHPGATPNHIPDQLKTKCATSSTTKGWCNPLLIQFTEQGKKAPWTTSTRGFEWGIRLYMHGWEMGLTFKLKLKKTSPTTASVGPNPVLQKPSLPRPPPRPTSPPSTSVSSPSSARLITGPTMQPQRPGSGGRLLDLIAGAYQVLNRSDPHLTQECWLCLVSTPPYYEGLAIMGNFSNHTTLPATCYPSVQHKLTLSEVSGQGLCVGTIPAANQPLCNSTAPLTSGSYYLAAPNNTLWACNTGLTPCISAQGXNDSSEFCILIELWPKIVYHEPEEVYRHFEKGTRYPREPLSLTLAIMLGGLTVGGIAAGIGTGATALSATHQFLQLQQAMHADLQALEESVSALEKSLTSLSEVVLQNRRGLDILFLQEGGLCAAXFYADHTGLVRDNMAKLRERLNQREKLFNERQSWYESWFNKAPWFTTLVSSLMGPLIIILLILLFGPCILNRLVQFIKDRLSVIQTLVLTQQYHQLKQLETEIDSP, via the exons ATGTGGGGGG CATGGGTTCAAGGAGCAACCGGAGGAAAGAGGTACCGTTGGACTACCGAGAGGAAGGTACAACTCGCCACCGGTAAGGTAACTCACTCCTTTTTGCACGTCCCTGATTGTCCCTACCCCCTGCTGGGGAGAGACCTACTTATGAAACTTAGGGCACAAATCCACTTTGAGGGGACTAAAGCCCATATTACCGGGCCGCAGGGACAGCCCTTGCATGTGCTAACCATACACTTAGAAGATGAGTACCGGCTCCACGAGCCTGAGAAACCTGAGTCGCAGGATGTGACTAGTTGGCTAGAGAAATTTCCCCTGGCTTGGGCGGAGACCGGAGGAATGGGTCTCGCCATTCACCAACCGCCCTTGGTGATTGCTCTAAAGGCATCTGCGACTCCTGTCTTTATCAAACAATATCCAATGTCACATGAGGCCTACCAGGGAATTAGACCCCACATTCAGAGACTTTTAGATCAGGGCATATTGGTACCGTGCCAATCTCCTTGGAATACGCCTCTCCTTCCAGTCAAAAAGCCAGGAACAGGAGATTATCACCCAGTACAGGACTTAAGGGAAGTCAACAAAGGAATGGAGGACATACACTCCACAGTCCCCAACCCATACAATCTGTTGACTGGGCTTCCCCCGAGATATGTTTGGTATACAGTCCTGGACCTCAAGGATGCTTTCTTCTGTTTGAGGCTCCACCCAAAGAGCCAATCTATTTTTGCCTTTGAGTGGAAGGATCCAGAGCTGGGACTATCGGGCCAGCTTACTTGGATAAGATTACCACAGGGGTTCAAAAATAGCCCCACCCTTTTCGATGAAGCTCTACACCAGGACTTGGCTGACTTCAGGGTCCATCACCCTACCCTAATTTTACTCCAGTATGTGGATGACCTCctcctggctgcagaaactgagaAAGAATGTAAGGAGGGAACAGAGGCCCTCTTGAGAACTTTAGAAATTCTAGGATACCGGGCCTCAGCCAAAAAGGCCCAGATTTGCCAAAGACAAGTTACTTATTTGGGATACCAGATCAAAAATGGGCAAAGGTGGCTGACCGAGGCATGGAAACAGACAATTTTGGGAATTCCAGAACCCAAAAATCCGAGGCAGTTAAGAGAGTTCCTAGGTACGGCGGGGTTTTGCCGCCTCTGGATCCCGGGGTTTGCAGAGATGGCCGCACCACTCTACCCCCTTACCAAACAAGGGACTCTCTTCACTTAGGGGGATGAACAACAGAGGGCCTACGCATAAATAAAAGAGGCCCTGCTAACTTCCCCTGCATTAGGATTGCCGGATTTAAACAAGCCCTTTGAGTTTTTCGTGGACGAGAGACAAGGGTATGCTAGAGGAGTCCTAACTCAAAAACTTGGACCTTGGAGGTGTCCGGTTGCCTACCTGTCTAAGAAACTCGACCCAGTGGCCTCAGGTTGGCCCCCTTGCCTACGGATGGTGGCTGCGATCGCCCTCTTGCTCAAGGACTCTGGCAAACTGACTATGGGGCAGCCGGTAACTATCCTGGCTCCACATGTGGTTGAGGCCCTGGTAAAACAACCTCCGGGCCGATGGCTCTCTAATGCCCGCATGACTCATTACCAGGCTCTGTTACTAGACACTGATAGAGTGCAATTTGGTCCTGTGGTAGCCCTCAACCCAGCAACGCTGCTTCCCCTACCAGAAGGTCCAGAAGTTCATGATTGTCTCCAGATACTTACAGAGGTACATGGCACCCGACCTGACCTAACTGACCAACCCCTTTCGGAGGCCGACTTCACCTGGTTCACCGACGGGAGCAGTTTCCTGGACAACGGAGAGCGGAGAGCAGGGGCTGCGGTCACCACCGAAACTGAGGCAATTTGGGCCAAGGCCCTACCACCTGGAACGCAACAGGCTGAACTCATCACCCTGACCCAAGCCCTCCGAATGGCGGAAGGTAAGAAGCTAAATGTCTATACAGACAGCCGTTATGCCTTTGCTACTGCTCATATCCATGGAGAAATATATCGAAGAAGGGGACTGCTTACCTCCAAAGggaaagagattaaaaataagaCGGAGATATTGGCCTTGTTAGAGGCTTTGTTCTTACCCTTGAGGCTGAGCATTATTCATTGCCCAGGTCACCAAAAGGAAGCCAGCTTGGAAGCCAGGGGCAACCGCTTGGCGGACATGACAGCCAGGGAAGTAGCGATGCAAGGAAATTCAGAGGCTCCCC GAATGGGGGCCACATACAACCCCACAACAAGACTCTGGACTTTCAACGAGCGACCTGTGTGGCCCCTACAACAGACCCGGGACCTGATCAAGTATCTCCATCAACTGACCCATCTTAGCTCCAAAAAGATGAAAACCTTCCTGGACAGAGAGGAAAACGCCCACTATCTGCTAGGTAAAGATAAAATCCTACAACAAGTAGCTGAAGAGTGCACGGCATGTGCCCGAGTCAATGCAAGCCGTAACAAGATCGGTTCGGGGGTCAGGGTCCGAGGACACCGCCCTGGCACTCATTGGGAGATAGACTTCACTGAGGTGAAACCTGGACTCTATGGGTACCGGTACTTACTGGTATTTATAGACACTT CTGGGTGGGCAAAAGCCTACCCTACTAAACATGAGACTGCCAGAGTTGTCACCAAGAAACTTTTAGAAGAAATCTTCCCTAGGTATGGAATGCCGCGAGTACTGGGCTCTGACAACGGGCCTGCCTTCGTCTCCCAGGTAAGTCAGTCAGTGGCCACATTGTTGGGGAttgattggaaattacattgtgcataCCGCCCCCAGAGCTCAGGGCAGGTAGAACGTATGAATAGAACTATTAAGGAGACTTTAACCAAATTAACGCTTGCAACTGGCGCTAAGGACTGGGTATCCCTCCTTCCCCTAGCGTTGTATAGGGCTCGAAACACTCCGGGCCCCCATGGGCTCACTCCTTTTGAGATCTTGTATGGCGCCCCGCCACCAGCTGCCCATTTCTTTGACTCTGGAATAGCCTCCTTTGCTGATACCCCCTCTCTTCAAGCTCAATTGCAGGCTCTACAGCTTGTGCAACGGGAGGTTTGGAAGCCTCTGGCGGCCGCGTATCGAGAGCAGCTAAGTCAACCTGCAGTCCCGCACCAATTCCAGATTGGAGACGTGGTTTGGGTACGGCGACACCAGACAAGGAACCTGGAACCACGCTGGAAAGGACCTTACACTGTTCTGCTGATGACACCCACAGCTCTGAAAGTAGACGGCATCGCAGCCTGGGTCCACGCCTCCCACGTCAAGGCCGCCACCCCTGAGCAGCCGCCTGACGCCTCGGACTCGGGAACCCAATGGAAACTCCACCGCACTCAAAATCCTCTCAAGATAAGACTGACTCGGGGGGGGGGAACCCTAATAGTCTTGCTTCTTACCCTGAGTATTACAACAACCCAGGCCTCTTCCCCGCACCAAATTTTTAACTATACCTGGATTATCGAAAATCAAGCTGGGGATATTGTTAACACCAGTTCCCAGGTTGGAGCCCAACCCCACTGGCCCAGTCtggaggtagatctctgtgccCTTGCTCTAGGGGCCAGCCCCGACTGGGGAACCCCCGAGGTCGTGTACACTCCGGGGTCAAGCGCCCCCCAGCTAGAGGGCCGTCGCCCCATAGTTCCGGGCTGTCGCAACGGGATTGAGAGAGCAGACCTACATGGTCAGGCAGGGATCTATGTCTGTCCAGGAAGTCATAGGAACAAAAACCTCAACTATAAATGTGGGTGGGCAAATGACTACTTTTGTGCCTCTTGGTCCTGTGAAACTACGGGAGACACCTACTGGGCTCCCTCCTCCAATTGGGATTATATAACTGTTAAGAGAAAAGATCTCCACCCAGGGGCGACCCCCAATCATATCCCAGATCAATTAAAGACAAAATGTGCCACCAGTAGCACTACAAAGGGGTGGTGTAATCCCCTGCTCATTCAGTTCACTGAGCAGGGAAAGAAAGCGCCCTGGACAACTAGCACCAGGGGTTTTGAATGGGGCATCAGGCTTTATATGCACGGATGGGAGATGGGCCTTACCTTTAAACTCAAACTTAAAAAGACCTCACCCACAACTGCCTCTGTGGGTCCCAACCCAGTCTTACAGAAGCCCTCTCTACCACGACCTCCACCCCGGCCAACATCACCCCCAAGTACTTCTGTTTCTTCCCCCAGCTCTGCTCGGTTAATTACAGGCCCCACGATGCAACCTCAGCGACCTGGGTCAGGAGGTAGGCTTCTAGATTTAATAGCAGGAGCCTACCAGGTGCTAAACCGCTCCGATCCCCACCTGACTCAAGAATGTTGGTTATGCCTGGTTTCTACCCCACCCTATTATGAGGGATTAGCTATAATGGGCAATTTCTCTAATCATACCACACTGCCAGCAACTTGCTATCCCTCCGTTCAGCATAAGCTAACCCTGTCAGAGGTATCCGGGCAAGGACTTTGTGTAGGGACCATACCCGCTGCCAATCAGCCACTTTGTAATTCCACTGCCCCTCTTACCTCAGGAAGTTATTACCTGGCTGCCCCCAATAATACCTTGTGGGCCTGCAACACTGGCCTGACCCCTTGTATATCAGCCCAAGGCTGAAATGATAGTTctgaattttgtattttaatcgAACTATGGCCTAAAATAGTTTACCATGAACCAGAAGAAGTTTATAGGCACTTTGAAAAAGGGACTCGATACCCTAGAGAACCTTTGTCTCTAACCCTGGCAATAATGCTGGGGGGACTAACGGTTGGGGGCATAGCCGCAGGGATTGGGACTGGGGCCACCGCCCTATCAGCGACCCATCAGTTCCTACAACTTCAACAAGCTATGCATGCCGATCTACAGGCGTTAGAAGAATCAGTAAGTGCCTTGGAGAAATCCTTGACCTCACTGTCTGAGGTAGTTCTACAGAACCGTAGAGGGCTAGATATCCTCTTTTTGCAAGAGGGAGGACTATGTGCGG CTTTCTATGCCGATCACACCGGACTAGTCAGAGACAATATGGCCAAACTTAGAGAGAGACTTAATCAGAGAGAAAAGCTCTTCAATGAGAGACAAAGTTGGTATGAAAGCTGGTTCAATAAGGCCCCCTGGTTCACCACTCTTGTTTCCTCTCTCATGGGCCCCttaattataattcttttaattCTACTTTTCGGGCCTTGCATTCTAAATAGGTTAGTTCAGTTTATAAAGGACCGGCTCTCCGTCATACAGACGTTAGTGCTAACCCAGCAGTATCATCAACTCAAGCAGCTGGAGACGGAGATTGACTCTCCCTAG